One window of the Deferribacterota bacterium genome contains the following:
- a CDS encoding flagellar basal body L-ring protein FlgH, which yields MAKYIFLAVLLLEIFIAGCTKNIENIPPSTSYNREVDAYYDAMRENQNYGSLWTDTKTEGTLFLDYKARNIGDIVIVEIMENSSASNTNTTDASKTTTYDASVDTFLGMPMDLGISNFLGMGEPFNPSVSAQTTNDFQGDGSKQKADQVQATVAARIVNILPSGNLVIEGSREIVVDQEKQYISVKGVIRQKDINAQNVVPSTAIADAQIYYTGKGMLSDVNKKGWLAHAIDWVWPF from the coding sequence ATGGCAAAATATATTTTCTTAGCAGTATTATTGCTAGAAATATTTATAGCAGGTTGTACCAAGAATATTGAAAATATCCCCCCAAGCACATCCTATAATAGAGAGGTAGATGCCTACTATGACGCTATGAGAGAGAATCAAAATTATGGATCACTTTGGACTGACACCAAAACAGAGGGAACACTATTTTTAGATTATAAAGCAAGGAATATAGGAGATATTGTAATTGTAGAAATAATGGAGAACTCTTCAGCATCAAATACAAATACCACTGATGCAAGTAAAACCACAACCTATGATGCCAGTGTTGATACTTTTTTAGGTATGCCTATGGATTTAGGGATAAGTAATTTTTTAGGCATGGGAGAGCCCTTTAATCCAAGCGTTAGTGCACAAACAACAAATGACTTTCAGGGAGATGGAAGTAAGCAAAAAGCAGATCAGGTTCAAGCAACTGTTGCTGCTAGAATAGTAAATATTTTACCTTCTGGTAATTTAGTTATTGAGGGAAGCAGAGAAATTGTTGTAGATCAAGAAAAGCAGTATATATCAGTTAAAGGCGTTATAAGACAGAAAGATATTAATGCACAAAATGTTGTTCCATCAACTGCTATAGCTGATGCACAAATTTATTATACAGGCAAAGGAATGTTATCGGATGTTAATAAAAAAGGTTGGTTGGCACATGCT
- the flgA gene encoding flagellar basal body P-ring formation chaperone FlgA, producing MKKIMLLLIIILLNSNLNANEIKIKGDTLFLEDIVGAKIKEPIITNLNFGERTFVPKERIRSILYRLNLLDKFKEYVKDYTVVREGTLLTEKELKKSFIEKLGKIYPNFDFEVERISYNNNIFYQDKDNISFDIPSQPFGSTYIDVDNGYKKYSLYTYLKVYKDAYVAKKDIRRGSTLKGNVIREKVDVTNKYDDLVNDIDGLIARTTIREGKIITDVYVEKKPALKRGASVKIRYKGDYVLVESKGVLREDAFVGKYVRVKNVRSNKVLTGKYIGDSIVSVN from the coding sequence ATGAAAAAAATTATGTTATTACTTATTATAATTTTGCTAAATAGTAATTTAAATGCCAATGAGATAAAAATCAAAGGTGATACCCTTTTTTTAGAGGATATAGTAGGAGCAAAGATCAAAGAGCCTATTATTACTAATTTAAATTTTGGTGAAAGAACTTTTGTCCCAAAGGAGCGAATAAGAAGCATTCTTTATAGGTTAAACCTGCTAGATAAGTTTAAGGAATACGTTAAAGATTATACCGTTGTTAGAGAGGGAACATTGTTGACAGAAAAGGAGCTAAAAAAATCTTTTATAGAGAAGTTGGGAAAAATTTATCCTAATTTTGATTTTGAAGTGGAAAGGATTTCCTACAATAACAACATATTTTATCAAGATAAAGATAATATTTCCTTTGATATCCCTAGCCAACCATTTGGCTCAACCTATATAGATGTAGATAATGGCTATAAAAAGTATAGCCTATATACCTACTTAAAGGTGTATAAAGATGCTTATGTTGCTAAGAAGGATATTAGAAGAGGAAGCACATTAAAAGGAAATGTAATAAGAGAAAAAGTAGATGTTACCAATAAATATGACGATTTGGTTAATGATATTGACGGACTAATTGCTAGAACTACAATAAGAGAAGGCAAAATCATAACTGATGTGTATGTTGAAAAGAAGCCTGCACTAAAGAGGGGCGCAAGTGTTAAAATAAGATATAAAGGTGATTATGTGCTTGTTGAATCAAAGGGGGTATTGAGAGAAGATGCTTTTGTCGGAAAGTATGTTAGGGTTAAAAATGTTAGGTCTAATAAAGTGCTTACAGGGAAATATATTGGCGATTCGATTGTTAGTGTTAATTGA